AACGGGGCCGTCCACCGCGGAGGGCCGGAACGTGGGCGCCAAGACCGTGGCCTGCCCCGTGGGCATGCGCAGGCGTCGGATCTCACTCACCGCGTGACCTCCTCGAACCTCCGCATAAGATCGTCGATGACGGACGGGTGAAGTTTGTGACTCACCCGGTTTGCGATGAGCCGTGCCGTGGATTCGAAGATCGTCTCTCTCTCCACGAGGCCGTTCTCCCGGAGCGTACGTCCGGTCGCAACGAGGTCCACGATGCCATCGGCGAGACCCACGAGAGGGGCCAACTCCACCGACCCGTTGACCTTGACGATCTCGGCGTTTCGACCGGTGGCGGCGAAGAAGCGCTCGGCGCACGTGACGTACTTTGTCGCCACCCGAACGACGCCGAAGCGTTCCATGACCTCGGCGGTCGAATCCGCTCCCTCGGCGGTGCACCATGCCATGCGGCACTTCCCGAAACCGAGGTCGGCCAGTTCGTACACGTCGGGCTGACGCTCAAGCAGAACGTCCCGCCCCACGATGCCGAGGTCGGCCGCACCACTTTCCACGTACGTGGGGACGTCACTCGGGCGCGTCGTGATGTAGGTGGGGCCACCCGGGACCGTGATGATGAGACGGCGCCCCGCATCCCGCAGAGGATCCACGGGCAGGCCGACGGCCTCGAGCACCGCAATCGCATCCTCAAAGAGCGCGCCGAGGGGGACACAGATCTTCAGTTCCACGGACCCTCCTCGAGGAGGACCACACGTGTGCGGGAACCCAGAATCAGATCGTCCACGTTCCACGCGCCATCGACGTGGCGCGCGACGAACCGACGGTCGTCCATGCGGGCAAGGCCCTCGGGATCGGGGTGCCCGGCGGGCACCGCCACCACACACACACCAGTACGCCGCAGCGATGCGGCCGCGTCCACCGCATCATCGTCTCCGCCGACGACAACCACTCCCACCGGTGGGGTCGGGCGGTAACGCCCCACCGCGTGGTGGAGAAGGTCAAGGATCACCGCCACGCCCACGGCGGGACGTGAGCGCCCGAACCGCGCGGCAAGACCGTCGTAGCGACCGCCCACCGCGACCGGCACGGCAACGCCGCCGGCGTACGCCTCAATGACGATTCCCGAGTAGTACGACCAGTCACGCACGACGCCGAGGTCGATCATCGGCGGGGCCACACCCTGGGCCTCGATGAGTGCGAGGGTCCGGCGGATCCGATCCGTTTCCGATGCCGTGTCGGGGGCCGCGGCGGCAATCCGGTCGAGCACCTCCGTACCGCCCCGCAAGACCGGGAGTGCCTCGAGCAGCAACCCGATGTCACCACCCACGTCGAGTGAAGCGCACACGTTGCGCCAATCCACGATGCTCCGACCACGAAGTGCCCCCCACAGGGCAACCCGGTCGTCCTCGGTCACCTCCGCGGCGGACAGGATGGCCTCCACGAGAGCAACCGAACCGATCGCAATGCGTACATCGGCAAGGCCCGTGGCGGCGAGGCCGGCCGACAGCGCCGCGATGACTTCGGCATCGTCTCCGGGGCCACCATCACCCACGAGTTCGATCCCGGTCTGGCGTTGCTCCGCGCTCTCGGCGGTGCCGTGGGCCGGCGGCCGGATGACCCGCGCGGTATACGTCACACGCACCGGGCCGGGGTGGTCGGCCATGCGGGTTGCGATGAGCCGTGCGATGGGGATCGTGAGGTCGGGGCGCAAGACCAGCACACGCCCGTCATCGTCGAACAGGCGATACGCCCGGCCCACGCCCTCCTCCTCCGCGCGCGCCAATACGTCCGCGAACTCGATCAGCGGTGTCATCACCTCGCGATAGCCGAACGCGCTGAAGGTGGCCCCCAGCGCGGAGCGGAGAGCACCGAGCTCCATCGCCTCGACCGGGAGTACGTCACGCACCCCGACCGGAAGTGGTACCGGATCGGTCATCGTCAGTCGTCCACCCGTTCGATGTGGGCACCGACGGCCCGGAGGCGCTCATCAATGCGCTCGTACCCGCGATCGATCTGCCCGATGTTCCCGATCGTTGTGGTTCCTTTCGCAGCGAGACCGGCGATGAGCATGGCCATCCCGGCACGGATATCGGGACTGTCCACTCGCTCACCATAGAGCTGAGCGGGTCCGCTCACGACCGCCCGGTGCGGATCACACAGAATGATTCGGGCACCCATGGCGACGAGCTTGTCGACGAAGAACAGCCGGTTCTCGAACATCTTCTCGAAGATCATGACCTCACCGTGCGCCTGCGTGGCCACGGCGGTAGCGATGGATGTGAGATCGGCCGGGAACGCGGGCCAAGGTCCGGAATCGATCTTGGGAATCGCCCCGCCCTCGTCCGACACGATCACGAGCGACTGATCCGGCGGAACCCGCAACGATCCGTCGTCCTGCCACTCCACGCGTATCCCGAGGCGCTCGAATCCGAGGAGGATCATGCGCAGGTCCGATGGGCGGGCCTCCGAGATGACGAGGTCGGAACCGGTAATCGCCGCGAGGCCGATGAACGAGGCGATCTCGATGTAGTCCGGTCCCACTCGGTATCGACCCCCACCCAAGCGCTCGACGCCATCGACGATGAGTCGGTTCGTGCCGATACCGTCGATCTGCGCGCCGAGCGTGACGAGGAAGTTCGCAAGGTCTTGGACGTGCGGCTCGCACGCCGCGTTCAGAATCGTGGTGCGGCCCTCGGCGAGCACGGCTGCCATGAGGATGTTCTCGGTCGCCGTGACGGACGCCTCGTCGAGAAATATCTCGCACCCGGTCAGGCGGTCCTGTTGCATGACGTACGACCGACCCTGCATCTCCACGGATGCCCCGAGCGCCCGGAACCCCATAACGTGGGTGTCGATGCGCCGGCGGCCGATGAAGTCGCCTCCGGGCATGGGGATGTCCACCCGCCCCTCCCGCGCGAGCAGGGGGCCCGCGAACAGCACGGATGCACGGAGGCGGCGGCACAGATCCGGGTCGAGGGTTGTGGTCCGAATGCGGTCGGCGCGGAACGCAAGCGCACCGTCGGGCTCCTCCCGCACCGACACCCCGATGTCGTCCAGAATCGCGATCATCGCGTGGACGTCGTGAATGTCCGGGACATTCACGAGGATGACCTCCTCATCGGTGAGGAGGGTGGCGGCGAGGATGGGCAGGGCTGCGTTCTTGTTACCCGTGGGGGTAACCGTCCCCGCCAGCGCGTGCCCGCCCTGGATCACGAACTGCTGGCTCACAACTCGGCACGCTAACACGCCGTGAGTTCGGCCAAACCTTCCCCAAGCCGGTCGATGTCCCCGGCGTTCGTAAAGAACCCACATGAGGCCCGGAGTGACCCCGGTGCGGGGAGGGGACGAATGATCACCCCGCGGGCCGACAGGAAACGGGCGACCTCCTCCGCACCGTGCCCTCGCACGGAGAACGCCACCAGACCCGATGCCGATTCCACGGGAAGCGCGAGGACAACGTCGGGCACGTTCGAGAGGACCTCCCGGCACGCGGCGGCCGCGGCACGCGTTCCCATCTGCACGCGGTCCCATCCGAGGGACTCAAGCCATCCGAGCGATGCCGTCCAGCCCGCGAGAAGGATCTCGGGGAATGTCGACGCCTCGTACCGGCGTGCACCCGGATACACGCGGAGCGATCCGTCCCATCCGTGTGCTTCTCCCGTCTCGTACCCGCTCACCGTCACGGTGATGCGCTCCCGTGCCTCGGGCGACACCCATAGCGCACCAAGGCCCTCGGGGCCGAGGAGCCACTTCTGGGCGGGAAGCGCGTAGGCATCCGCGCCGAGGGCCGCCGGGTTACTCGCCACCGCGCCCGCCGCCTGGGCACCATCCACCAGGGTCATCGCCCCAACCGCTCGTGCGGCCTCGGACGCACCCGGGACGTCCAAGACGGCACCCGTCAACCACGACACGTGCGACAGGCACACCAACCGAGTGCGCGCGGTGCACGCCCGCGACACGAGCTCTCCCAGCGGACCGGACCCATCCCCCGCATCGACCACCCGCACCGTGGCACCTGCCCGGGCCGCAGCGAACGCGACCGGAACCGCAAGCCCTGGGTGCTCCATGTTGGTCATCACGATGTTGTCGCCTCGGCGCAGCCCCACGCCCGAGATCACCACGTTCATGGCGTGGGTCGAACTCTGGGCGATCGCCACATTGCCGCTGACCGAACCCAGCGCCCGCGCGACGGCCGCCCGGGCCGCCGCCTGCCGCTCCCGCCCAGCGTCCACGGCGGTCGCGCTCATCCGGCCGCGAGTGGACTGCTCCGCGATCATGTCCCGCATGGCCTCGGTGGCCACATCGGGGAGAGGCCCGGCACCACCGGAGTTGAGGTAGGCCTCGGCCGCTAGCGCGGGCAATCGCGCGCGCACCGCACCCCGACCGGCATCCCACCGCCCACTCCGTCCCAACATGACCTCAGGTCCTCCCCTTAGGCGCCCAACGGCGACGCCCGGACACGACATCGCCGACGGCCGCCTCGATCCGGATCGCATCCACCGCCCCGGATCGCACCAAACCCTCCGGGAATGAATACTCCGCAACATCATCCGGCAGGATGATGTTGGCCCACACGGTGTCAGACACCGGAACGCCACACGGTGTCTGACACCGTGGGAATCGTCCCGCGCGTCCACGGCACCGGTAGGGAGCATCACGTGATGGATCGCATCCGCCGTCCCGGTTCTGGAAAACCGGGGGACCGGGGGGCCGAACCATTCCCCGCGGGGGATCCGTCCCCAGCCAACTGCCATCCCGTTCCCACCGAACTCCCCGTGCATCCGGAAGGACATCGGTCGGTCGTACCCTGACGCGACGCATCAACCGCCGCGTCGGAGGAACTACGGTGACGATGGACCCACGTACCCGGGCAACCGGACCGCCGCCGATCGTCTGGATGCAGGCACACCCGCCCTCGTGGTGGTATGCCACACGGACTGCGACCGCAGACCTGACATCGGTGAGACCGATGGCTGGTATCACGGCCGGGCGCACCACGCCGACAATCACGCGGTCCCATACGGGCGGGGTTGGCGGTGTCACGGCCGAATCGTACGGCCCGACCGGGCCAGCGAGATCAGACCGGAACGACGAAAGGGTTTCCACATCACGCCGGAAGGGTAAGGACAACCACGAGCGACGCCACACTCGGGCAACTCTCTCCGGTGCAGTACGGGACGGTCACCCCCACCACCGACCACCATCAGGAAGAGCAATCTGCGTAATCAATCCCTGTCCACGGAAGTCAATGAACGTGTTCTCGACCATGGCGCGGCATGGTAGTCAGACGGGTGCACCAGCGACGCGAACGACCGAGTGCCTGACACCCGGTCGTTCCACACGCCGAGGCGTATGTCAATGGCGGATAGGGAGGCGTTCGGCAACGGGCCGATCGGATCCTTCGGGGGCATCGAGCGGCTCGGGGCCGTCATCCCGGTCCAGATCGGTGATCACGATTCGATCCTCTGGGTTGAGGTACCACACTGACAGCGGCACGGATGGAGTTCGAAAGATCGTCTCAAGGGGTTATGGCAGCCCCTTTCCGGCCATCTTGATGACCGTTCATCCGTACCGCCAGCGTCTCCCGGGTGCGGTGATTCATGCCGACACTCCGGCACGCCGTCGAATTCGTGAGCCCCTGTGCGGCAGACCGGGAAACTGCTCACGCTGCCCCGCCCGCGTATTGGGCCGACGAACTCCATCTCCCCGCTGCAGCACGTCCATCGCACCCCCCGCTCCACCGCGGGGTTGCGACGTTCGTGGGAATCCGCCTGATGGGTGGGGCACCCCACGAGCGCCCGGCTCGCTCACTCAGTCCCGTGCGCCCCCGATTTCAAGGCGCCCGGGGAGCCCCTCCGCGTGGGCCCGGGACCCTCACAGTGACGTTTGGGTCGGCGACCTCCCTCACCTGCACCACCGGCGCCCACGCGGCGGGAGCGGTGGACGTGGTGGTGACAAACCCCGACACCAAGGCGGCAACCGCCTCCGGCACCTTCACCTACGTTGCCGCGCCCACGATTATCTCAGCCAGCCCCACCGTTGGCTCCATCGCCGGCAGCACCGTGCTCACCATCACCGGTACGGGGTTCGTGAGTGGTTCCACGGTGAGCGTGGGCGGAGTGTCCTGTACCTCGGTGACCGTGGCATCCCTGACCTCCCTCACCTGCGCCACCGGCGCCCACGGGGCGGGAGTGGTGGATATCGTGCCCCGCACCGGACGATCTCCCGGGGGCTCACTCAGCAATCGTTCCGTCATTGGCGGGTCGAACTCGGACGGAGGGAACGCGGAGAAGCCACCGGAACGACGAAGGGCCGCTCGTGACAGCGGCCCTTCGATGTAATGAATCCCGGCGGCGACCTACTCTCCCGCGAACGTGAGTCCGGAGTACCATCGGCGCTGAGGGGCTTAACTGCTCTGTTCGGAATGGGAAGAGGTGTCTCCCCCTCGCAGTAACCACCGGGAAGTGTTGAGGGTGAACCCTCAAAACTGCACAGCGACGTAGGTGTATTTCAAGCCCTCGGAGTATTAGTACGGGTCTGCTCCACACATTGCTGCGCTTCCACATCCCGCCTATCAACCAGGTAGTC
The sequence above is a segment of the Thermoleophilia bacterium genome. Coding sequences within it:
- a CDS encoding ATP phosphoribosyltransferase, which translates into the protein MELKICVPLGALFEDAIAVLEAVGLPVDPLRDAGRRLIITVPGGPTYITTRPSDVPTYVESGAADLGIVGRDVLLERQPDVYELADLGFGKCRMAWCTAEGADSTAEVMERFGVVRVATKYVTCAERFFAATGRNAEIVKVNGSVELAPLVGLADGIVDLVATGRTLRENGLVERETIFESTARLIANRVSHKLHPSVIDDLMRRFEEVTR
- a CDS encoding aminotransferase class V-fold PLP-dependent enzyme, encoding MSFRMHGEFGGNGMAVGWGRIPRGEWFGPPVPRFSRTGTADAIHHVMLPTGAVDARDDSHGVRHRVAFRCLTPCGPTSSCRMMLRSIHSRRVWCDPGRWMRSGSRRPSAMSCPGVAVGRLRGGPEVMLGRSGRWDAGRGAVRARLPALAAEAYLNSGGAGPLPDVATEAMRDMIAEQSTRGRMSATAVDAGRERQAAARAAVARALGSVSGNVAIAQSSTHAMNVVISGVGLRRGDNIVMTNMEHPGLAVPVAFAAARAGATVRVVDAGDGSGPLGELVSRACTARTRLVCLSHVSWLTGAVLDVPGASEAARAVGAMTLVDGAQAAGAVASNPAALGADAYALPAQKWLLGPEGLGALWVSPEARERITVTVSGYETGEAHGWDGSLRVYPGARRYEASTFPEILLAGWTASLGWLESLGWDRVQMGTRAAAAACREVLSNVPDVVLALPVESASGLVAFSVRGHGAEEVARFLSARGVIIRPLPAPGSLRASCGFFTNAGDIDRLGEGLAELTAC
- the murA gene encoding UDP-N-acetylglucosamine 1-carboxyvinyltransferase is translated as MWVLYERRGHRPAWGRFGRTHGVLACRVVSQQFVIQGGHALAGTVTPTGNKNAALPILAATLLTDEEVILVNVPDIHDVHAMIAILDDIGVSVREEPDGALAFRADRIRTTTLDPDLCRRLRASVLFAGPLLAREGRVDIPMPGGDFIGRRRIDTHVMGFRALGASVEMQGRSYVMQQDRLTGCEIFLDEASVTATENILMAAVLAEGRTTILNAACEPHVQDLANFLVTLGAQIDGIGTNRLIVDGVERLGGGRYRVGPDYIEIASFIGLAAITGSDLVISEARPSDLRMILLGFERLGIRVEWQDDGSLRVPPDQSLVIVSDEGGAIPKIDSGPWPAFPADLTSIATAVATQAHGEVMIFEKMFENRLFFVDKLVAMGARIILCDPHRAVVSGPAQLYGERVDSPDIRAGMAMLIAGLAAKGTTTIGNIGQIDRGYERIDERLRAVGAHIERVDD